The Victivallis lenta genome window below encodes:
- a CDS encoding helix-turn-helix domain-containing protein codes for MQRVISFHDHALLNNFGLSLSYSAYKNISEESEHSHDFLELVVVTHGSGIHNFNGEKFKLSAGNIFLIMPGIAHSYINEDNLELYSYLFFADFLDHFRSELELISGYHLLFSLEPIMGMEKRMSGNLYISPPILNKVIDLCQTIRQCFQEQLPGCRVEIFSDFLKILILLSRNCEVYNKYSLHYHYAQEISKILSYIELNYQQEMSLESLARSLHMSPSNFRRVFAETTGCSPIRYIIDLRLKKAAKQLLENRRDTVQRIAFSAGFQDSNYFSHQFRNYFGCSPLQYRKRHN; via the coding sequence ATGCAAAGAGTCATTTCGTTTCATGACCATGCGCTTTTAAACAACTTCGGGTTATCCCTGTCTTACAGCGCTTATAAAAATATTTCAGAAGAATCGGAGCATTCTCATGATTTTCTGGAACTGGTCGTGGTTACGCATGGTTCCGGAATTCATAATTTCAACGGCGAGAAGTTTAAACTGTCCGCCGGCAATATTTTCCTTATTATGCCCGGAATTGCACATTCTTACATCAATGAGGACAATCTGGAACTTTACAGTTATCTGTTTTTTGCCGATTTTCTTGACCATTTCCGCAGTGAACTTGAACTTATCAGCGGGTATCATCTGCTTTTCTCCCTCGAACCGATCATGGGAATGGAAAAGAGAATGAGCGGAAATCTCTATATTTCTCCGCCGATCCTGAACAAAGTGATCGATCTTTGTCAAACGATCCGGCAATGCTTTCAGGAACAGTTACCCGGCTGCAGAGTGGAAATTTTCAGTGACTTTCTGAAAATCCTGATTTTGCTTTCAAGAAATTGCGAAGTGTACAACAAATACAGCCTGCATTATCATTATGCGCAGGAAATCAGTAAAATCCTTTCCTATATCGAGCTGAATTATCAGCAGGAAATGTCGTTGGAATCACTGGCCAGGTCGCTCCATATGTCGCCCAGTAATTTCCGTCGTGTTTTCGCCGAAACGACAGGGTGTTCTCCCATCCGATACATCATAGACCTCAGATTGAAGAAAGCGGCAAAGCAATTGCTGGAAAATCGGAGAGACACCGTACAGCGGATTGCCTTTTCCGCCGGTTTTCAGGACAGTAATTATTTTTCGCATCAGTTCCGAAATTATTTTGGCTGTTCGCCTTTGCAGTATCGGAAAAGGCATAATTAG
- a CDS encoding alpha/beta hydrolase: MTGLDRKLTGTELDAAYDNTGAVADSARLLAGFDERSRLLAERRPERLDLRYGVRERQRIDYFASSAVNAPLLVFIHGGYWQMRRKETFRFLAKGPLRHGIHVALPGYTLAPDQTLTGIVAEIRDSLRWLREHAAAWGADCSRIVVAGWSAGGHLAAMMADEAGVVGVLAVSGIFDLEPISRCGLNEKLRLTPEEITGLSPQHRPLSRSPLIAACGSAELPELQRQSWDFARLRAAAALPGGAFTLPGRNHFTILHELEAPEGKLTAALLSLIQPF, encoded by the coding sequence ATGACCGGACTCGATCGGAAGTTGACCGGAACCGAACTTGACGCCGCCTACGACAACACCGGTGCGGTCGCCGACAGCGCCCGGCTGCTCGCCGGGTTCGACGAACGCAGCCGCCTTCTGGCCGAACGCCGTCCGGAACGTCTCGACCTGCGGTACGGCGTGCGCGAACGCCAGCGGATCGATTACTTTGCAAGCAGTGCCGTGAATGCGCCGCTTCTGGTTTTCATCCACGGCGGCTACTGGCAAATGCGGCGCAAGGAGACCTTCCGTTTTCTGGCGAAGGGACCGCTGCGGCACGGCATCCACGTCGCCCTGCCGGGTTACACGCTCGCACCGGATCAGACGCTGACCGGTATTGTCGCGGAAATCCGCGACTCCCTGCGCTGGCTGCGGGAGCATGCCGCAGCGTGGGGAGCCGACTGCAGCCGGATCGTGGTCGCCGGCTGGTCGGCGGGCGGACATCTCGCCGCAATGATGGCTGACGAGGCGGGGGTGGTCGGCGTTCTCGCCGTCAGCGGTATTTTCGACCTGGAACCGATCTCCCGGTGCGGCCTGAATGAAAAACTCCGGCTGACGCCGGAAGAAATCACAGGGCTGAGTCCGCAGCATCGTCCTCTTTCCCGGAGTCCGCTGATCGCGGCCTGCGGCTCTGCCGAATTACCGGAGCTGCAGCGTCAAAGCTGGGATTTTGCGCGGCTCCGCGCGGCTGCGGCGCTGCCCGGCGGCGCTTTCACGCTTCCCGGGCGCAACCACTTCACAATCCTGCATGAACTGGAAGCCCCGGAAGGCAAGCTTACAGCAGCTCTGCTGAGCCTGATTCAACCGTTTTGA
- a CDS encoding DUF6259 domain-containing protein, which yields MTDLVIDQFNRIEKVSAGCQHHDFGKCKKGHFMFFGNSSIQFDFTERYSLRQILFEGRPLLASRSGNELFVLSFVDREGNPSRLSSADFLTVQAFSGKKVLRVIFSGHNVMPGLKAVVAVRLQDDEPLAHWHIALENISEQFILEWIDFPGISVPYDLHERGGNGKIFWPGAEGVVFDELQTRENSEYFKGRVLSYPLNGISGYYPGTCPMQFMAHWNDDAGLYFAAHDMHHLPKGVELICKGTDSVRLFYQIFCGNHVSDHFSLPFSLVTGGFRGNWENAALIYRKWMEENDKSLPEKLFSNPQIPDWLKESPVVLIYPVKGNGFDTGSVSGNEYFPYSNALPTVRRYAARWNCRIMALLMHWEGTAPWAPPYVWPPFGGEEMFSEFGRALHDDGNLLGVYCSGIGWTQSSSIDTGYQRKKDFEEKHLENIMAAGPRGEMRATICNGPPGIGQRIGYEMCPACDFTIDTVCNEIRKITESQVDYIQFFDQNQGCSAPLCYNSGHGHPAAPGQWLTGAMSHLLNESMRCASKSGRPVILGCENAAAQPYIRYLPFNDLRNHLAWAFARPVPAYSMLFHEYINNFTGNGVCLAGWFDRRKSPQFLQFRMAYSFISGEVLSVTLKKHGEIHWSWVCDWEEDGPDQEILQELIGNLNDMRRGAAHDFLVFGRMQVSCPVRCNHWELHFTGRRSPISLPWVLSSNWSFEERTAQILVNCNTEKEAVRIEFPDVRRGLLICADGKKSSFCERSLKLEIPGLQPVMIEFQREEAGHDA from the coding sequence TTGACAGATCTTGTCATTGACCAGTTTAATCGCATCGAAAAGGTCTCTGCAGGTTGTCAACACCATGATTTCGGCAAGTGTAAAAAGGGGCATTTCATGTTTTTCGGCAATTCATCCATTCAATTCGATTTTACAGAAAGATATTCTTTACGCCAGATTCTCTTTGAAGGCCGGCCATTACTGGCTTCACGCAGCGGCAATGAGTTATTTGTACTGAGTTTTGTGGATCGCGAAGGCAATCCTTCGCGCCTTTCCAGTGCCGACTTCTTAACGGTTCAGGCATTTTCCGGCAAAAAAGTTCTCCGTGTCATTTTTTCCGGCCATAATGTGATGCCCGGCCTGAAAGCCGTTGTCGCGGTTCGGCTGCAGGACGACGAGCCGCTGGCTCACTGGCATATCGCTCTGGAAAACATTTCCGAACAATTCATTCTCGAGTGGATCGACTTCCCCGGAATTTCAGTTCCGTACGATTTGCATGAGCGAGGCGGAAACGGCAAAATCTTCTGGCCGGGAGCGGAAGGTGTGGTTTTTGATGAGCTGCAGACCAGAGAGAACTCTGAATATTTCAAAGGGCGGGTTCTCTCCTATCCGTTGAACGGCATCAGCGGTTACTATCCCGGAACCTGCCCCATGCAATTTATGGCACATTGGAACGATGATGCGGGCTTGTACTTTGCGGCTCATGACATGCACCATCTGCCCAAGGGCGTTGAGCTGATCTGTAAAGGGACGGATTCCGTCCGACTGTTTTATCAGATTTTCTGCGGAAATCATGTTTCCGATCATTTTTCTCTGCCTTTTTCACTGGTCACCGGCGGCTTTCGAGGAAACTGGGAAAACGCAGCTCTCATTTATCGGAAATGGATGGAGGAAAACGATAAAAGCCTGCCGGAAAAATTATTCTCCAATCCGCAGATTCCCGATTGGCTGAAGGAGTCTCCCGTCGTATTGATTTATCCGGTGAAAGGCAATGGATTCGACACCGGGAGCGTCAGCGGCAATGAATATTTTCCATATTCCAATGCCTTGCCGACAGTCCGCAGATATGCCGCCCGCTGGAATTGCCGGATCATGGCTTTGCTGATGCACTGGGAGGGAACCGCCCCCTGGGCTCCTCCTTATGTCTGGCCTCCTTTCGGTGGAGAGGAAATGTTCAGTGAATTCGGTCGGGCGCTGCATGACGACGGCAATCTTCTGGGAGTATATTGTTCCGGGATCGGCTGGACCCAGTCAAGTTCGATCGATACCGGTTACCAGCGGAAAAAGGATTTTGAAGAGAAACATCTGGAGAATATTATGGCTGCCGGACCGCGTGGAGAGATGCGTGCAACCATATGCAACGGGCCTCCGGGGATCGGTCAGCGCATCGGTTATGAAATGTGTCCTGCTTGTGATTTTACGATCGATACCGTTTGCAACGAGATTCGTAAAATAACGGAATCGCAGGTGGACTATATTCAGTTTTTCGATCAGAATCAGGGGTGCAGCGCCCCGCTGTGTTACAACTCCGGGCATGGACATCCGGCAGCGCCGGGCCAGTGGTTAACCGGGGCGATGAGCCATTTGCTGAACGAATCGATGCGATGCGCCTCAAAAAGCGGGAGGCCGGTCATTCTGGGATGTGAGAATGCGGCGGCTCAGCCTTACATCCGATACCTTCCTTTCAATGACCTCCGCAATCATCTGGCCTGGGCTTTTGCGCGTCCGGTCCCGGCCTACAGTATGCTCTTTCATGAATATATCAATAATTTCACCGGCAACGGAGTTTGTCTGGCCGGGTGGTTCGACCGCCGGAAAAGTCCGCAATTCCTGCAGTTCCGCATGGCTTATTCGTTTATTTCGGGTGAAGTGCTATCGGTAACCCTGAAAAAACACGGGGAAATACATTGGAGCTGGGTGTGTGACTGGGAGGAAGACGGTCCCGATCAGGAAATCCTTCAGGAACTGATCGGCAACCTGAACGATATGCGGCGCGGTGCGGCCCATGATTTTCTGGTTTTCGGGCGCATGCAGGTGAGTTGTCCGGTCCGCTGCAATCATTGGGAACTGCATTTTACAGGCAGGCGCTCTCCGATTTCTCTGCCGTGGGTGTTGAGTTCCAATTGGAGTTTTGAAGAAAGAACGGCTCAGATCCTTGTGAATTGCAACACGGAAAAGGAAGCTGTCCGTATCGAGTTTCCGGACGTGAGGCGCGGATTGCTGATTTGTGCCGATGGTAAAAAGAGTTCTTTCTGCGAACGTTCCCTGAAGCTTGAGATTCCCGGTCTTCAGCCGGTTATGATTGAATTTCAAAGAGAAGAGGCCGGGCATGACGCATAA
- a CDS encoding GDSL-type esterase/lipase family protein produces MTHKTVFLSVLLLGLSVSGSEFATVQEDFSGTPRFYGKISENCLYVDTRASNAPWNTIWVDEKGIFKAGNTYLVKFRYRITDRFDDGHLAFMVRPGDVEHHLNDLYAENGMAKQWTAVQFEVTVPDDASPYTLQIHAKGKVSAEISGLVIACQRTPYRMIKPGNTTSLKLPAGSQEFEIAQPQFPAEPVIVDAGEFGFSTEAPDNTQAWQRAVAACRTRQASKLLLPKGTFRFTSNTPLKLEDFRDFELDGNGALFVFHREKMPMHSSFLELSRNHRVILKKLNIDWDWEKMPLASTVQVLKVDPARKWIEVEFTEYGGFPAPESMRVADMEQLDPVTMSVGCENSKGALFEFIPGRYSPADMTWTAPDRMIIRKNTEQQDHFFTEIQPGELFRMRHYSYDAGAFILDDNQHITLKDINIYSCPGFGLLLAGRNQKFVELKRVKTVLPKGKKRNITSCADPVHGSQSAGFLKFIDCEFGFSGDDCINITDMHGLATVTAPDRLQLSTISIGTFRAGDVLELRELNFAPVNRSVTVKKLLPGNSNDGSGALEIAEGLPQELIGHRFVIFNRGYGTRNVIIRNCKFHNNRARGILPQAQNMTIENNYFFHNQAGGMQIGTGYQEHYWGEGFGVSNVVVRNNVFDYVNVNSTRAGKFVRDIEILAYALPETDEPVFPLMQDILFENNTFVNPVGAVLYASGTENLIFRNNRIINTFNRKNEFAYRGAVVLEQVKNGFILDNEWNCHELNEGAGVIMNETTCKGITVSGNRFFTLPASVAPCKMELVSSWKIRVTDTTGKTAVLPVVPPVPEKIVDELHENLALFAPDNPGWARGTVLKHLAAAECSAAGALLPQSVTVKRPDGFVMTRGTDYELDPFWGTVGRSADGRIKENDAVLIDYSVRNSRLDAVIRQKDGSLIIRKGTPAPVLAQPPPLRYGEQMLGSVYLPAGADTLTDASLFPVMETESPTAVPVAEQLLPKTLKKLRNGERLRIVAWGDSVTAGTWLQPGERIGGGFAAALKERFPQADIELVTVGWPGKNSEMFFAEPPGSEWNYVARILDSRPDLILMEFVNDAGLSSDIWQKNYTRVVEDVRRIGAELILMTPHYVRPDWMGLTEEKRCDEDPRPYVQFLRKFAREHSIALADVSRSYGGLWRRGIPYTTLLVNGINHPNADGMKLFQKALLDLFPIK; encoded by the coding sequence ATGACGCATAAGACCGTTTTTCTATCGGTTCTCCTGCTGGGGCTGAGTGTCTCCGGAAGTGAATTTGCGACAGTACAGGAAGATTTTTCAGGCACTCCCCGGTTTTACGGCAAGATCAGCGAAAATTGTTTGTACGTGGACACAAGAGCAAGCAATGCTCCGTGGAATACCATCTGGGTGGATGAAAAAGGTATTTTCAAGGCGGGGAATACTTATCTGGTGAAATTTCGCTACCGCATTACCGACCGGTTCGACGACGGACATCTTGCATTTATGGTCCGCCCCGGTGATGTGGAACATCACCTGAACGACTTGTATGCAGAAAACGGCATGGCGAAACAGTGGACCGCAGTTCAATTCGAGGTCACGGTGCCGGATGATGCCTCTCCTTATACTTTACAGATTCATGCGAAGGGAAAAGTTTCGGCAGAAATAAGCGGATTGGTCATTGCCTGTCAACGCACGCCGTACCGAATGATAAAACCGGGAAATACAACTTCGTTGAAGCTTCCGGCTGGATCGCAGGAATTTGAGATTGCCCAGCCTCAATTTCCAGCTGAACCGGTTATTGTGGATGCCGGCGAATTCGGTTTTTCCACCGAGGCGCCGGATAACACACAGGCCTGGCAAAGAGCTGTTGCCGCCTGCCGTACCCGGCAGGCATCAAAACTCCTTTTGCCGAAAGGAACTTTCCGCTTTACTTCAAATACTCCTCTGAAACTGGAAGATTTCAGGGATTTTGAACTGGACGGCAACGGAGCATTGTTTGTATTCCATCGAGAAAAAATGCCGATGCACAGCTCTTTTCTGGAACTCAGCCGCAATCACCGGGTGATCCTGAAAAAACTGAATATTGACTGGGATTGGGAGAAAATGCCGCTGGCCAGTACGGTTCAAGTCCTGAAAGTAGATCCTGCCCGAAAGTGGATTGAAGTGGAGTTTACTGAGTATGGCGGTTTTCCCGCTCCCGAATCCATGAGAGTGGCGGATATGGAGCAACTTGATCCGGTCACAATGTCTGTCGGTTGTGAAAACAGCAAGGGAGCGCTGTTTGAGTTCATCCCCGGCCGGTATTCCCCGGCGGATATGACGTGGACCGCTCCCGATCGGATGATCATACGGAAAAATACCGAACAGCAGGACCATTTTTTTACCGAAATCCAGCCCGGCGAGCTGTTCAGAATGCGTCATTATTCCTATGATGCCGGAGCTTTCATACTGGACGACAATCAGCATATCACGCTGAAAGACATCAATATTTACAGCTGTCCCGGTTTCGGCTTGCTGCTGGCCGGGCGCAATCAGAAATTTGTCGAATTGAAAAGGGTGAAAACAGTTCTTCCGAAAGGGAAAAAACGAAATATTACCAGTTGTGCCGATCCGGTTCATGGCAGTCAGTCTGCCGGTTTTCTGAAATTCATTGATTGCGAGTTCGGTTTCAGCGGTGATGATTGCATCAATATCACGGATATGCATGGGCTGGCAACAGTAACGGCTCCTGATCGATTGCAGCTGAGCACCATTTCCATCGGAACATTTCGGGCCGGCGATGTTCTGGAGCTGCGGGAACTGAATTTTGCGCCGGTCAACCGCAGCGTGACGGTCAAAAAACTGCTGCCCGGAAATTCAAACGACGGCAGCGGCGCATTGGAGATTGCCGAAGGTCTCCCGCAGGAGCTTATCGGGCATCGCTTCGTGATTTTCAACCGGGGATATGGTACGCGCAATGTCATTATCCGTAATTGTAAATTCCATAATAACCGGGCGCGAGGCATTCTGCCTCAGGCTCAGAACATGACTATCGAAAACAATTATTTCTTTCATAACCAGGCTGGCGGAATGCAGATCGGGACAGGTTATCAGGAGCATTACTGGGGAGAAGGATTCGGCGTCAGCAATGTAGTGGTACGCAATAATGTATTTGACTACGTAAATGTCAACTCAACACGTGCAGGGAAATTTGTTCGGGATATTGAAATTCTGGCCTATGCCCTGCCGGAGACCGATGAGCCGGTTTTTCCTCTTATGCAGGATATCCTTTTTGAGAACAACACATTTGTAAATCCGGTCGGCGCCGTGTTGTATGCTTCAGGAACCGAAAATCTGATATTTCGTAATAATCGGATCATCAATACATTCAATCGTAAAAATGAATTTGCATACCGTGGAGCGGTAGTTCTGGAACAGGTTAAAAATGGCTTTATCCTGGATAATGAGTGGAATTGTCATGAACTGAACGAGGGAGCCGGAGTCATCATGAATGAAACAACCTGCAAAGGAATCACTGTAAGCGGGAACCGTTTTTTTACCCTTCCGGCGTCTGTCGCCCCTTGTAAAATGGAACTCGTTTCTTCCTGGAAGATTCGCGTCACCGACACGACCGGAAAAACGGCGGTTTTACCGGTTGTTCCTCCTGTACCGGAAAAAATCGTGGATGAGCTCCATGAGAATCTCGCATTGTTCGCCCCGGATAATCCCGGCTGGGCCAGAGGCACGGTTCTGAAACATTTAGCGGCTGCCGAATGTTCTGCTGCGGGTGCGCTGCTGCCCCAGAGTGTAACTGTAAAGCGGCCGGACGGCTTTGTCATGACCCGTGGAACCGACTATGAGCTTGATCCGTTCTGGGGAACGGTCGGGCGGTCAGCCGACGGACGAATCAAGGAAAATGATGCGGTGTTGATAGACTATTCCGTCAGAAATTCACGTCTGGACGCGGTGATCAGGCAAAAAGACGGTTCGCTGATCATCCGCAAGGGAACTCCCGCTCCGGTTTTGGCGCAGCCTCCTCCGCTGCGTTATGGAGAACAGATGCTCGGCAGTGTTTATCTGCCGGCCGGTGCTGATACTCTGACGGATGCGTCCCTCTTCCCGGTGATGGAAACGGAATCGCCGACGGCCGTGCCTGTCGCCGAACAGCTCTTGCCGAAAACATTGAAAAAACTGAGGAACGGAGAACGGCTCCGTATTGTCGCATGGGGAGACAGCGTGACGGCAGGTACCTGGCTGCAGCCGGGAGAAAGAATCGGCGGAGGGTTTGCCGCTGCGCTGAAAGAGCGTTTCCCGCAAGCCGATATAGAACTGGTCACCGTGGGGTGGCCGGGAAAAAATTCCGAGATGTTTTTTGCAGAACCTCCCGGTTCGGAATGGAATTATGTCGCCAGGATTCTCGATTCCAGGCCGGATTTGATTCTGATGGAGTTTGTCAATGATGCCGGTTTGAGCTCGGATATCTGGCAAAAGAATTATACTCGGGTAGTGGAAGACGTCAGACGGATCGGAGCGGAGTTGATTCTGATGACGCCGCATTATGTCCGTCCGGATTGGATGGGATTGACGGAAGAAAAAAGATGTGACGAGGACCCGCGGCCATATGTGCAGTTTTTACGGAAGTTTGCCCGGGAACACAGCATTGCGCTAGCCGATGTCTCCCGCAGTTATGGCGGATTGTGGAGAAGGGGAATCCCATACACGACTTTGCTGGTCAACGGAATAAACCATCCGAATGCGGACGGGATGAAGCTGTTTCAGAAGGCATTGCTGGACTTGTTTCCAATAAAATAG